In a single window of the Nitrospirota bacterium genome:
- a CDS encoding YeeE/YedE family protein — MSEEKRNQIWALVITGILILASLVYYKVNVYYLYLVAYIWFGFVYGMMLQNGRFCFASASRDLFAAGVPRMAVGILVALVFFSIVQAILSATRMSTFHPAPFGPHTLISGVIFGLGMVLAGGCASGTLYKVGEGNGTSLLVAVAGLSIGQAIFVDLGGIFNELLPNSWIASSALKELPAPKGVPPDKITSWFDVYLTGYVWNLPAIQLSETKTISDIFPGAWKYFIGNSLINVVIPAMLLIVIIYLAVSRKVFMKKMKDKGRRTLRDEIAGIWSMITASKRTTIMGVLIGITAGLHILVMKGMQLKFGVDNFGKLLTKMGHTGDVSVDGTVFDPGYWYITSQEAQFGAWIMEKFGWNMHDNVFFGVNNGLPEPWRNPALWMSIGIILGAMVMARLNNEFKFKMPKGELWVWGLLGGILMGMGSRPSLGCNIGAFFIRIAGGDPSGWLYGLGMVTGAFLGVKFFNWWTERKMAKEIAAFDVRL, encoded by the coding sequence ATGTCTGAAGAAAAAAGAAACCAAATCTGGGCCCTTGTAATAACAGGCATTCTCATCCTGGCCAGTTTGGTATATTACAAGGTAAATGTATATTACCTCTACCTTGTAGCATACATCTGGTTCGGCTTTGTCTATGGGATGATGCTTCAGAATGGTAGATTCTGCTTTGCCTCTGCTTCGAGAGACCTTTTCGCTGCCGGGGTGCCGAGGATGGCTGTTGGTATTCTGGTAGCACTCGTGTTTTTCAGTATCGTTCAGGCAATCCTTTCTGCAACCAGGATGAGCACCTTCCATCCAGCCCCTTTCGGGCCTCATACATTAATCTCAGGGGTAATATTCGGCCTTGGAATGGTCCTTGCCGGTGGCTGTGCATCAGGCACCCTGTATAAAGTTGGTGAGGGTAATGGTACATCTCTCCTTGTGGCGGTTGCTGGACTTTCCATCGGGCAGGCAATATTCGTAGATCTGGGGGGAATATTTAACGAGCTCCTGCCCAACTCATGGATAGCATCATCTGCTTTAAAAGAACTTCCTGCCCCTAAAGGAGTCCCTCCTGATAAAATTACCTCCTGGTTTGACGTATATCTTACTGGCTATGTATGGAACTTGCCAGCGATTCAACTCTCTGAGACAAAGACTATATCAGATATCTTTCCAGGGGCATGGAAGTATTTCATTGGCAATTCATTGATAAATGTCGTTATACCTGCAATGCTACTGATCGTTATAATTTATCTGGCTGTCAGCAGAAAGGTCTTTATGAAAAAGATGAAGGACAAGGGCAGGAGAACCCTTCGTGATGAGATTGCTGGTATCTGGAGCATGATAACTGCCTCTAAGAGGACAACCATTATGGGAGTGCTTATTGGTATTACTGCAGGGCTTCACATCCTTGTGATGAAGGGGATGCAGTTGAAATTTGGTGTTGATAATTTCGGGAAGCTTCTCACAAAGATGGGGCATACAGGTGATGTCTCAGTTGACGGGACAGTCTTTGACCCTGGATACTGGTATATCACAAGCCAGGAGGCTCAATTTGGGGCATGGATCATGGAGAAATTTGGCTGGAATATGCATGACAATGTATTCTTCGGTGTAAATAATGGTCTTCCTGAGCCCTGGCGTAACCCTGCACTCTGGATGTCAATAGGTATAATCCTCGGCGCTATGGTAATGGCACGTTTAAATAATGAATTCAAATTTAAGATGCCAAAGGGTGAGCTATGGGTCTGGGGGCTCCTCGGTGGAATATTGATGGGAATGGGCTCAAGACCTTCTTTAGGATGCAACATCGGCGCATTCTTTATAAGGATTGCTGGTGGCGACCCAAGCGGATGGCTATATGGTTTGGGTATGGTAACTGGTGCCTTTCTCGGTGTCAAGTTCTTTAACTGGTGGACAGAAAGGAAGATGGCTAAAGAGATAGCGGCATTTGATGTGAGGCTATGA